The following proteins come from a genomic window of Proteiniphilum propionicum:
- a CDS encoding polyprenol monophosphomannose synthase — MSDSIVIIPTYNEKENIENIIRSVFALEKDFHILVIDDGSPDGTASIVHRLKKNEFGDRLFIEERKGKMGLGTAYIHGFKWALARSYDYIFEMDADFSHNPDDLPRLYAACSEEGYDVSIGSRYSTGVNVVNWPMGRVLMSYFASKYVGFITGLKIKDTTAGFVCYRRKVLEAINLDMIKFKGYAFQIEMKYTAYVLGFKVKEVSVIFVNRRLGTSKMSSSIFGEAFFGVIDLRWRKITGKIKSRSKLIA; from the coding sequence ATGTCAGACAGTATTGTAATTATACCGACCTATAACGAGAAAGAAAATATCGAGAATATTATCCGATCTGTTTTTGCTTTAGAGAAGGATTTTCACATTTTGGTTATAGATGATGGCTCACCCGACGGCACAGCTTCAATTGTTCACAGGCTTAAAAAAAATGAGTTTGGAGACAGGCTTTTTATAGAAGAAAGAAAGGGAAAGATGGGATTGGGTACAGCTTATATTCACGGTTTTAAATGGGCATTGGCGCGTTCGTATGACTATATTTTTGAGATGGATGCAGATTTTTCTCATAATCCCGATGACCTTCCCAGATTATATGCTGCCTGCAGCGAGGAGGGGTATGATGTATCTATAGGATCGCGATATTCAACAGGTGTAAATGTGGTGAATTGGCCAATGGGCCGCGTTCTAATGTCTTATTTCGCATCAAAATATGTAGGCTTTATAACCGGCCTTAAAATAAAAGACACCACTGCCGGATTTGTTTGTTACAGGAGAAAAGTACTGGAGGCTATAAATCTTGATATGATTAAGTTCAAGGGATACGCTTTTCAGATTGAGATGAAGTATACAGCTTATGTACTCGGATTTAAAGTGAAAGAGGTTTCAGTGATATTCGTTAACAGACGCCTGGGTACCTCAAAAATGAGTTCAAGCATTTTCGGGGAAGCCTTTTTCGGAGTAATCGACCTTAGATGGCGTAAAATAACAGGAAAAATTAAATCCCGTTCCAAACTTATTGCTTAA
- a CDS encoding dihydroorotase — translation MILIHKATIINEGESFIGSLLLEGERISRIYKEEVPEPVLNACRQVIDARGLYLIPGVIDDQVHFRDPGLTHKGDIFTESRAAVAGGVTSYMDMPNTIPQTISNNAISEKLEMAEGKSAANYSFYLGATNNNTRELKKADKKIVCGVKVFMGASTGNMLVDSDRALHEIFAETEMLIATHCEKEEVVRENKEYFQKKFGENIPIKYHPLIRSAEACYRSSALAVELADKYGSRLHVLHLSTAREMSLFSNAPLNEKKITAEVCVHHLWFTDEDYERLGTRIKWNPAIKSSGDRDALQQALITGKIDVAATDHAPHLLSEKEGGCLQAASGGPLVQHSLQLMMQLANKGLWSTEFVVEKMCHAPAQLFSVKERGYIREGYYADIVLIDPEVPYTVTPKNILYKCGWSPFEGETFNCSVKKTFVNGHLAFDNGAFSEKVYGKALEFNR, via the coding sequence ATGATACTTATTCACAAAGCTACTATAATCAACGAAGGTGAGTCATTTATCGGATCGCTCCTTCTGGAGGGCGAAAGAATATCACGCATATATAAGGAGGAGGTCCCGGAACCTGTATTGAATGCATGCCGGCAGGTTATTGACGCCCGCGGATTATACCTGATACCGGGAGTTATTGACGACCAGGTGCATTTTCGTGATCCGGGATTGACACATAAAGGGGATATTTTCACGGAAAGCAGAGCGGCTGTGGCTGGTGGTGTTACATCATACATGGATATGCCTAACACTATACCTCAGACAATTTCTAATAATGCAATAAGTGAAAAGCTGGAGATGGCTGAAGGAAAATCGGCTGCTAACTACTCTTTTTATCTGGGGGCAACAAATAACAATACAAGGGAGTTGAAAAAAGCCGATAAGAAGATAGTTTGCGGTGTGAAGGTTTTTATGGGGGCTTCAACAGGTAACATGCTTGTGGACAGTGATAGAGCACTGCATGAGATTTTTGCCGAAACAGAAATGCTTATCGCTACGCATTGCGAGAAAGAGGAGGTTGTGAGGGAGAACAAGGAATATTTTCAAAAGAAATTCGGTGAGAATATTCCAATTAAATACCATCCTTTGATCAGAAGCGCAGAGGCGTGTTACCGCTCATCGGCCCTGGCTGTGGAGCTGGCCGATAAATATGGTTCCCGTTTGCATGTACTGCACCTTTCTACCGCCCGAGAAATGAGCCTTTTCAGTAATGCTCCGCTGAATGAGAAAAAAATTACCGCTGAAGTGTGTGTACACCATCTCTGGTTTACGGATGAAGATTATGAACGATTGGGGACTCGTATAAAATGGAATCCGGCAATAAAGAGCAGTGGCGACAGAGATGCGCTTCAACAGGCGTTGATTACAGGTAAGATTGATGTTGCTGCCACCGATCATGCCCCACATCTGTTAAGTGAAAAAGAGGGCGGTTGCCTTCAGGCAGCATCGGGCGGTCCGCTTGTGCAGCATTCTCTTCAGTTAATGATGCAGCTGGCAAATAAAGGTTTATGGTCAACTGAGTTTGTAGTGGAAAAGATGTGTCATGCGCCGGCTCAACTTTTCAGTGTTAAAGAGAGGGGGTATATCAGGGAAGGATATTATGCCGATATTGTGCTTATTGATCCTGAAGTACCATATACTGTAACACCGAAGAACATTTTGTATAAATGTGGATGGTCTCCGTTTGAAGGTGAGACATTCAACTGTTCTGTGAAAAAGACGTTTGTAAACGGGCACCTTGCATTCGATAATGGAGCCTTTTCAGAAAAGGTGTACGGAAAAGCTTTGGAGTTTAACAGGTAA
- a CDS encoding glycosyltransferase family protein, whose protein sequence is MRFLFTVQGEGRGHFTQALSLAAILRKHGHEVVAVLVGKSDSRQIPSFFMNKIEAPVAEFSSPSFTSFYKQKRPNILLSMADNFSRPFIFKDSLLFIKHQIEEHKPDIVVNFYEMITGMAYGIYKFDKKMGVKMICIAHQYVLMNPNYKTSADQDVKYYFLRMLSRITSNRAFRILALSFRDMPGAEGRRIVTVPPLLRPEVFDIEPAKSDYIHGYMLNAGYFEEVSNWHAKNPEIPLRFFWDKKDAEEVTKIDDNFILYKLNDERFLHSMAGSMAYATTSGFESVCEALYYRKPILMIPVHVEQEFNAYDAAISGAGISGKKFDLDRLIKFIPQYNPDEKFRDWVHQAEERFIKEICG, encoded by the coding sequence GTGAGATTTTTGTTTACCGTACAGGGGGAGGGTAGGGGACACTTCACACAGGCTTTATCGCTTGCTGCTATCCTTCGTAAGCATGGGCATGAGGTTGTTGCTGTGCTGGTAGGGAAGAGTGATTCCAGGCAGATCCCATCCTTTTTCATGAACAAAATAGAAGCTCCTGTCGCCGAGTTCAGCAGTCCCAGTTTTACATCCTTTTACAAGCAGAAGCGCCCCAATATACTGTTAAGTATGGCGGATAATTTCTCTCGTCCATTTATTTTCAAGGATAGCCTTCTGTTTATCAAGCATCAGATTGAGGAACACAAACCCGACATAGTGGTCAACTTCTATGAGATGATTACCGGAATGGCTTATGGGATATATAAGTTTGATAAGAAGATGGGCGTGAAGATGATATGTATTGCTCACCAGTATGTATTGATGAATCCCAACTATAAAACCAGCGCCGATCAGGATGTTAAATATTATTTTCTGCGGATGTTGTCGAGGATAACTTCTAACAGGGCATTCAGAATATTAGCTCTCTCTTTCAGGGATATGCCTGGCGCGGAAGGGAGGAGAATTGTCACTGTTCCTCCGTTACTCCGACCTGAAGTATTTGACATTGAGCCTGCTAAGAGTGATTATATACATGGGTATATGCTGAATGCAGGTTATTTTGAGGAGGTCTCAAACTGGCATGCAAAGAATCCGGAGATACCGTTACGCTTTTTCTGGGATAAGAAAGATGCGGAAGAGGTGACTAAAATTGATGACAATTTCATTCTATATAAGCTTAATGACGAGCGTTTCCTGCACAGCATGGCAGGAAGTATGGCTTACGCTACCACATCGGGATTTGAATCTGTTTGTGAGGCGCTCTATTACAGAAAACCTATCCTTATGATCCCTGTTCATGTGGAGCAGGAATTCAATGCCTACGATGCAGCTATCTCGGGAGCCGGCATATCGGGGAAAAAATTTGACCTGGACAGGCTTATTAAATTTATTCCGCAATATAATCCAGATGAAAAGTTCAGGGATTGGGTGCACCAGGCTGAAGAGCGGTTCATAAAAGAGATTTGCGGGTAA
- the aroB gene encoding 3-dehydroquinate synthase yields MQQIIKSSNLISDVENTIDNIRHDKLFIITDEHTHIHCLPLLAKVAQIRDATEIVIPANDTNKTITSLEKVWKVLTENGATRHSLLINLGGGMVTDLGGFAAATFKRGIRYINIPTTLLGSVDASVGGKTGVNFEGYKNEIGSFYPSEYVIISSDFLHTLDRTAILSGYAEMIKHALIHPGSEWEKILSFSLDEIDYLRLNELAFRSVEIKRGIVDKDPYERNIRKALNLGHTIAHSFESFAMADGKPVQHGYAVAWGMIVELYLSHRICCFPKDKLLRTVRFIHRYYGAFNITCDHYEMLYEITKHDKKNEGDKINFTLLSEIGKVQIDMTADKNLIFEAFDFYRDSVGL; encoded by the coding sequence ATGCAACAGATAATAAAAAGCAGTAATTTAATTAGTGACGTAGAGAATACAATCGATAATATCCGTCACGATAAACTGTTCATAATCACCGATGAACATACCCACATCCATTGTTTACCCCTGCTGGCCAAGGTCGCTCAGATACGCGATGCTACAGAGATCGTAATTCCTGCAAACGATACAAACAAAACAATCACAAGCCTCGAAAAGGTATGGAAGGTTCTCACAGAGAATGGTGCCACACGCCACTCCTTGCTGATAAACCTGGGGGGAGGAATGGTCACCGACCTGGGAGGCTTTGCAGCCGCCACTTTCAAACGCGGAATCAGATATATCAATATCCCTACCACCCTGCTTGGCTCAGTAGATGCTTCAGTAGGAGGAAAGACCGGGGTCAATTTCGAAGGATATAAAAATGAGATTGGCTCATTCTATCCCTCGGAGTATGTTATCATCTCTTCCGATTTTTTACATACGCTTGATCGCACGGCCATTTTATCGGGATATGCAGAGATGATAAAGCATGCACTTATACACCCGGGCTCAGAATGGGAAAAAATTCTTTCCTTTTCGCTTGACGAGATAGACTACCTCCGGCTTAACGAACTGGCTTTCCGTTCCGTGGAAATTAAAAGGGGGATTGTAGATAAGGATCCTTATGAAAGAAATATCAGGAAAGCCTTGAACCTGGGCCATACTATAGCCCATTCGTTCGAGAGCTTTGCCATGGCAGACGGGAAGCCTGTTCAGCACGGCTATGCAGTTGCCTGGGGTATGATAGTTGAGCTTTATCTATCTCACAGAATATGCTGTTTTCCTAAAGATAAACTGCTAAGGACAGTCCGCTTTATCCATAGATATTACGGAGCATTCAACATTACCTGCGATCATTACGAGATGTTGTATGAAATTACAAAGCACGACAAAAAAAACGAAGGTGACAAAATTAATTTCACACTATTGTCTGAAATAGGGAAAGTGCAGATAGACATGACAGCCGATAAAAATCTAATTTTCGAGGCTTTTGATTTCTACAGGGATTCTGTGGGGCTGTAG
- a CDS encoding glycoside hydrolase family 3 N-terminal domain-containing protein has product MKKTLIIYIFLLSSILLKSQVVTTLYKQAYDRDPSQWVDSVYAEMTQDEKIGQLFMPIAEPNNGWKSRISGYIRNQKVGGLLFSKGTLAQQAEITNYAQGLSSLPLLIALDGEWGLSMRLSDAPKYPRNLVIGAIQDEEILKLYGKEIARQCKEMGIHVNFAPSIDVHSNPLNTVIGSRSYGENPQNVAKQGIAYAKGMEENGVMAVAKHFPGHGDTLDDSHKKLPTVNHDQERLEQVELYPFREYVNAGLSGIMLGHLNVPVLKTNGKPASLSPEIGINLLKDDMGFTGLTFTDGMSMKSVSNQLNASVKALIAGNDIILGVANQGNEFESVKKAVNNGTIPASLLEEKVKKILTYKYILGAHEFTPINTSDIKRRVNSPTAEWVQRKIYDGAVTLIKNDDELIPLKGLDKVKIASIAIGADSSNTFQRFLKKYGDIATFQTKSSTAVPLGRDGSNNKVASAQAEPTALPGIDQLNEYDLVIVSVHMNSAQDTTITQQLAKCKKTVLVLFTSPYMLSNFQTHTNNASSVIMAYDETEFAQMSAAQALFGGIAMTGKLPVTSGSFKEGTGINTNKTRLSYSMPEEVEIPSERLARIESIALEGIRQKAYPGCQILVAKDGVVIYEKEFGKYDYGNGPAVTDETVYDLASVTKATATLPAIMKLYDEKKIRLLDPISKFVPKTKGSDKSKASIRSLLLHESGITSFIPYYTTAIDESSYSGPLFGRRSSIYNVHYAGAWGRTDYKFIPDFISTEKSGRFHLPIAEEMFGSDKMYDALLKDVIASPLRRRGSYTYSCLNFMLLKEAVENISGTDLDTYVKQNFFNKLGATTTTFLPLRYMSVDKITPTENDPFFRKQLLRGYVHDEGAALFGGISGNAGLFSNANDLAKLYQMWLNGGEYGGERFLSRETVKLFTTGRSSISRRGLGFDKPDPQNNNSSPTSPGTPIEVYGHTGFTGTGFWIDPVNNIIYIFLSNRVYPSRTPNRFSSLKIRERIQEELYDAINTDKRQKEN; this is encoded by the coding sequence ATGAAGAAAACCCTGATAATATATATCTTTTTATTAAGTTCGATACTTTTAAAGTCGCAAGTGGTTACAACCCTGTATAAACAGGCCTATGACCGGGATCCGTCACAATGGGTGGATTCGGTTTACGCAGAAATGACACAGGATGAAAAGATAGGCCAGCTTTTCATGCCAATTGCCGAACCCAACAACGGATGGAAGTCAAGAATATCAGGTTATATAAGAAATCAAAAAGTGGGAGGATTGCTCTTTTCTAAAGGTACACTTGCTCAACAGGCAGAAATCACCAATTATGCGCAGGGATTGTCCAGCCTGCCACTGCTGATCGCTCTTGATGGCGAATGGGGCCTCTCCATGCGGTTAAGCGATGCACCCAAATACCCCAGAAATTTAGTTATTGGTGCCATACAAGATGAGGAAATTCTTAAGCTTTACGGCAAAGAGATAGCGCGACAGTGCAAGGAGATGGGTATTCATGTGAATTTTGCACCTTCAATAGATGTTCACAGCAATCCCCTGAACACAGTCATCGGCAGCCGTTCTTACGGAGAGAACCCTCAAAACGTAGCAAAACAGGGGATTGCATATGCTAAAGGCATGGAAGAGAACGGGGTTATGGCAGTTGCAAAACACTTCCCGGGCCATGGAGACACACTCGATGACTCACACAAAAAGCTACCTACCGTAAATCACGATCAGGAACGGTTAGAGCAGGTGGAACTCTATCCCTTCCGTGAATATGTAAATGCCGGATTATCAGGCATAATGCTTGGGCATCTAAATGTGCCCGTGTTAAAAACAAATGGCAAGCCCGCCTCCCTCTCCCCGGAGATAGGGATAAATCTATTAAAAGACGATATGGGTTTCACAGGGCTCACTTTCACTGACGGCATGTCTATGAAAAGTGTTTCCAATCAGCTCAACGCCAGTGTAAAGGCTCTGATAGCCGGAAATGACATCATTCTGGGTGTCGCAAATCAGGGCAATGAGTTCGAGTCTGTAAAAAAAGCTGTCAATAATGGAACCATTCCAGCATCACTCCTTGAAGAAAAAGTAAAGAAAATACTTACCTACAAATACATTCTGGGAGCTCATGAGTTCACGCCCATTAATACATCTGACATAAAAAGACGGGTAAACTCACCCACAGCCGAATGGGTTCAGAGAAAAATTTACGACGGAGCAGTCACTCTTATTAAAAACGATGATGAGTTGATACCACTCAAAGGACTGGACAAAGTTAAAATAGCTTCAATTGCAATCGGCGCTGATTCATCAAACACATTCCAGAGATTTCTAAAAAAATATGGCGATATAGCTACTTTTCAGACAAAATCCTCAACTGCGGTACCTTTGGGCAGAGATGGGAGCAACAATAAAGTTGCTTCCGCCCAGGCAGAACCCACCGCTCTCCCCGGTATAGATCAACTCAATGAGTATGATCTGGTGATAGTCTCTGTCCACATGAACAGTGCTCAGGATACAACCATAACACAGCAACTTGCAAAATGCAAGAAAACTGTTCTGGTACTATTCACATCGCCATACATGCTTAGTAATTTCCAAACTCACACAAACAATGCCTCCTCCGTGATCATGGCATATGATGAAACTGAGTTTGCACAAATGAGTGCCGCCCAAGCTCTTTTCGGAGGCATTGCCATGACAGGTAAACTTCCTGTCACTTCCGGATCTTTCAAGGAGGGGACTGGTATCAATACAAATAAAACCCGTCTGAGTTATTCCATGCCTGAGGAGGTGGAAATCCCTTCCGAGAGATTAGCCCGAATCGAAAGTATTGCTTTGGAAGGGATACGGCAGAAGGCCTACCCGGGCTGTCAGATACTGGTAGCTAAAGATGGTGTGGTTATCTACGAAAAAGAGTTCGGAAAATACGATTATGGCAATGGTCCCGCGGTAACCGATGAAACTGTGTACGACCTGGCTTCCGTGACCAAAGCGACAGCCACCCTTCCTGCCATTATGAAACTGTACGATGAGAAAAAAATACGCCTTCTTGACCCCATAAGTAAATTTGTCCCGAAAACAAAGGGAAGCGACAAATCAAAAGCCAGCATACGGTCACTGCTTCTTCATGAGTCCGGTATAACATCATTTATTCCCTATTACACTACAGCCATAGATGAAAGCAGCTATTCCGGCCCACTTTTCGGGCGGCGCTCAAGCATATATAACGTACACTATGCAGGTGCGTGGGGTCGTACGGATTACAAATTTATCCCTGATTTCATATCAACCGAAAAATCCGGTAGATTCCATCTACCTATAGCTGAAGAGATGTTCGGCAGTGATAAAATGTACGACGCCCTTCTTAAAGATGTTATAGCCTCACCTTTGAGAAGGAGGGGAAGCTACACCTATAGCTGCCTCAATTTCATGTTGTTAAAGGAGGCTGTGGAAAACATTTCCGGAACAGACCTCGACACATACGTAAAGCAAAACTTTTTTAATAAGCTGGGGGCAACTACTACTACGTTTCTACCTCTTAGATATATGTCAGTTGATAAGATTACCCCTACAGAGAACGACCCTTTTTTCCGCAAGCAGCTACTTCGCGGATATGTACATGATGAAGGTGCGGCACTCTTTGGCGGTATATCGGGTAATGCCGGGCTTTTTTCCAATGCCAATGATCTTGCCAAACTCTACCAGATGTGGCTCAATGGTGGTGAATATGGAGGGGAACGTTTTCTCAGTAGAGAGACCGTGAAGCTTTTTACCACCGGCAGGAGCAGTATCAGCCGCCGCGGGCTTGGATTCGACAAACCTGATCCGCAAAATAACAATTCAAGTCCCACCAGCCCCGGAACGCCCATTGAGGTTTACGGACATACCGGATTCACAGGTACCGGCTTTTGGATAGACCCGGTAAACAACATTATCTATATTTTCCTGTCTAACAGGGTATATCCTTCCCGCACTCCCAACCGGTTTTCATCCCTTAAAATCAGGGAACGTATCCAGGAGGAACTATACGATGCAATTAATACGGATAAACGACAAAAAGAGAACTGA
- a CDS encoding bifunctional metallophosphatase/5'-nucleotidase, translated as MKSVKKYYLLYTLLFIFLPALPQKSIVILHTNDTHSRIEPLPESDRTAPGKGGVERRASFVEQVREENKNVLLLDAGDFLQGTPYFNLFKGQVEIGAMNLMKYDAVTLGNHEFDYGLEILEKVVRAASFPVVSSNYDFSQTSLAGLIKPYIILKKDGLRIGIIGINIQPRGLIASDNFKGMKYMDPFKTAGELAAKLRKHDKCDMIICLSHLGYSADTKLAESSRYIDLIIGGHSHTYMKEPNIRKNNDNKDVMIFQTNGRGVFVGRVDILFEKRKNVKRQIL; from the coding sequence ATGAAATCGGTAAAAAAATATTACTTACTCTACACTCTGCTATTTATTTTCCTGCCGGCGCTCCCTCAAAAGAGCATCGTCATATTACATACAAACGACACACACAGCAGGATTGAACCTCTTCCTGAAAGTGACAGGACAGCCCCCGGAAAGGGAGGAGTAGAACGAAGGGCCTCTTTTGTAGAACAGGTAAGGGAAGAAAACAAAAATGTGCTTCTGCTCGATGCCGGCGATTTCCTACAGGGCACACCATATTTCAATCTTTTCAAAGGACAGGTAGAGATAGGGGCAATGAATTTGATGAAATACGATGCGGTTACATTGGGGAATCACGAGTTCGACTACGGCCTGGAGATACTTGAGAAGGTAGTTCGTGCCGCATCATTCCCGGTAGTTTCAAGCAACTACGACTTCTCTCAAACTTCCCTTGCGGGATTGATCAAGCCATATATCATTCTAAAAAAAGATGGCCTTCGCATAGGAATTATCGGAATCAATATTCAGCCAAGGGGACTTATCGCCTCAGATAACTTCAAGGGGATGAAATATATGGATCCCTTTAAAACAGCGGGCGAGCTGGCAGCAAAACTGCGGAAACATGATAAGTGCGATATGATTATTTGCCTGTCGCACCTAGGCTATAGCGCCGATACAAAGCTTGCGGAATCATCGCGCTATATCGACCTTATCATTGGCGGTCACAGTCACACCTACATGAAAGAGCCCAACATTCGCAAAAACAACGACAACAAAGATGTAATGATATTCCAGACTAACGGCCGTGGAGTATTTGTGGGAAGGGTAGATATACTTTTTGAGAAAAGGAAAAACGTAAAGAGACAAATACTGTAA
- a CDS encoding 5'-nucleotidase C-terminal domain-containing protein, whose protein sequence is MHKKTILIALIAISLLSCKSQYQIAEMSGTIVEMDSSFDSQPNSEVRTFVQSYKAELDKGMNMIIGSSAQFMDYKRPESLLTNLTSDVMKAYGDEHLAGGADLGVMNVHGHRATMPMGPVTIGNMYEIYSFDNTITFLDLKGSDLREMFDAYARIGGAGISSNVKLVIEGRKVKSVTIDGNPINDNAIYHIVTLDYLADGNDNMSAFRNAINSVNTGITLRDVMIDFVKEQTRQGNEIESALDKRICVKK, encoded by the coding sequence ATGCATAAAAAGACGATATTGATTGCATTAATTGCAATTTCACTCCTTTCTTGTAAATCGCAATACCAGATTGCGGAGATGAGCGGTACCATTGTAGAGATGGATTCCTCTTTTGATTCACAACCTAACAGTGAAGTTCGGACGTTTGTACAATCATACAAGGCTGAACTGGATAAAGGGATGAATATGATTATCGGATCTTCCGCGCAATTCATGGACTATAAACGTCCCGAGAGCCTGCTAACAAACCTCACATCAGATGTAATGAAGGCTTACGGTGACGAGCATCTTGCCGGCGGTGCCGATTTGGGAGTGATGAATGTGCACGGACACCGTGCCACTATGCCCATGGGCCCTGTCACCATTGGCAATATGTATGAGATATACTCTTTCGACAACACAATCACTTTCCTTGATTTGAAGGGAAGCGATTTAAGAGAAATGTTCGATGCATATGCTCGCATAGGCGGTGCCGGCATATCCTCAAACGTGAAACTCGTTATCGAAGGCCGAAAAGTCAAGAGTGTTACAATCGATGGCAATCCAATAAACGATAACGCAATATACCATATAGTCACTCTCGATTACCTTGCCGATGGCAACGACAATATGTCGGCTTTCAGGAACGCCATAAACAGTGTAAACACAGGCATCACTCTGCGCGATGTGATGATTGACTTTGTCAAGGAACAGACTCGTCAGGGAAACGAGATTGAATCGGCACTCGATAAACGAATTTGTGTAAAAAAATAA
- the rplS gene encoding 50S ribosomal protein L19: MDLIKIAEESFANGKKEFPAFKSGDTVTVAYRIAEGNKERIQQYRGVVIKIAGHGDSKRFTVRKMSDNIGVERIFPMNSPFIENITLNSEGKVRRTKLYYLRKLRGKAARIRKKVF, encoded by the coding sequence ATGGATTTAATTAAGATAGCAGAAGAGTCTTTTGCAAATGGAAAAAAAGAGTTCCCTGCATTCAAAAGCGGCGATACGGTTACAGTTGCTTATCGCATTGCTGAGGGGAACAAAGAGCGTATACAGCAGTATCGCGGTGTTGTGATCAAGATCGCCGGTCATGGTGATTCAAAACGTTTTACCGTTAGAAAAATGTCTGATAATATTGGCGTGGAACGTATTTTTCCCATGAACTCACCGTTTATCGAAAATATTACGCTGAACAGTGAAGGAAAAGTGAGGAGAACAAAATTGTACTATTTGCGGAAACTGCGCGGAAAAGCTGCTCGTATCAGGAAAAAAGTATTTTAA
- the recO gene encoding DNA repair protein RecO, protein MLHKTQGIVLGTSPYSDVYSITHVFTRDFGRVSYLLPKSHGKKARIKTSLFFPLSVLNMEVEHLPLRDIQRLKDTEIEFPVYDIYTNMTKVAIAFFLSEFLSRVLRESDNNESTYDFVKNSIETLEAAEKGLGNFHLVFMLRLTRFLGIYPNVQSGQLINKNSYFDMLHGEFVMKEPLHSHYLDRQQSTYLSYFYRMSYNNMHLFKLSRDQRNIIVGHLLTYYRLHLYNFPHLKSLDVLRELI, encoded by the coding sequence ATGCTTCACAAAACGCAAGGTATAGTACTTGGCACGTCTCCCTATAGCGACGTTTATTCCATAACCCACGTTTTCACCCGTGATTTTGGAAGGGTGTCTTATCTGTTGCCCAAATCACACGGTAAAAAAGCGAGGATAAAAACATCTCTTTTTTTCCCATTGTCGGTACTTAATATGGAGGTGGAGCACCTGCCATTACGTGATATTCAGCGCCTGAAGGATACGGAGATTGAATTCCCGGTGTATGATATATATACGAATATGACGAAGGTTGCAATAGCGTTTTTTTTGTCTGAATTTTTATCGCGTGTGCTCCGCGAGTCCGATAACAACGAATCGACGTATGACTTTGTGAAAAATTCTATAGAAACGCTTGAGGCTGCTGAAAAAGGCCTGGGCAACTTTCATCTGGTATTTATGTTAAGGCTGACCCGGTTTCTGGGTATCTATCCGAATGTGCAGAGTGGGCAGCTAATAAATAAAAACAGCTATTTCGACATGCTGCATGGAGAATTTGTGATGAAAGAACCTTTACACTCTCATTATCTTGACAGGCAGCAGAGTACTTATCTGTCATATTTTTACCGCATGAGCTATAACAATATGCACCTGTTTAAATTGTCACGTGATCAGCGGAACATAATAGTAGGGCATTTGCTAACATATTATCGGTTGCATCTGTATAATTTTCCTCACCTTAAATCGCTAGATGTACTTAGGGAATTGATATAG
- a CDS encoding thiamine diphosphokinase codes for MELLHSNSAVIIANGRFPKHPTPLSYIEKAQYIVCSDGASNDFIARGGIPDAIVGDCDSISEENKLRFADILHPDSNQYTNDLTKSVHFCVENGRREIVIVGGTGKREDHTLGNISLLAEYMLIAKVIMVTDWGVFTPINENNTFKSTKGEQVSLFSIDREKITTENLKYPITKTILSNWWQGTLNESLGDSFSIETKGRVIVFQAYL; via the coding sequence ATGGAACTTTTACATTCCAATAGTGCGGTAATTATTGCAAACGGGAGATTTCCAAAACACCCTACGCCACTATCCTACATTGAAAAGGCACAATATATAGTCTGCAGCGACGGTGCATCAAACGATTTTATTGCACGTGGGGGAATTCCTGATGCTATTGTTGGCGATTGCGATTCCATTTCGGAAGAAAACAAGTTACGTTTTGCGGATATCCTTCACCCCGACTCCAACCAATATACAAACGATCTCACAAAATCTGTACATTTTTGTGTTGAGAACGGTAGAAGGGAGATAGTCATAGTGGGCGGAACCGGAAAGCGTGAAGACCACACGCTCGGGAATATCTCGCTGCTGGCAGAATATATGCTGATTGCGAAGGTTATAATGGTCACCGATTGGGGTGTTTTCACACCAATAAATGAAAATAACACCTTCAAAAGCACTAAAGGAGAGCAGGTCTCTCTCTTCTCTATCGACCGCGAAAAAATTACCACTGAAAATCTTAAATACCCTATCACCAAAACTATTCTTTCAAATTGGTGGCAAGGCACATTAAATGAATCTTTGGGAGACTCTTTTTCTATTGAGACAAAAGGGAGAGTGATTGTTTTTCAAGCTTACTTATAA